One window of Opisthocomus hoazin isolate bOpiHoa1 chromosome 15, bOpiHoa1.hap1, whole genome shotgun sequence genomic DNA carries:
- the IL4R gene encoding interleukin-4 receptor subunit alpha isoform X4: protein MSMMARLPSAAPYALWILFFSYTANEVMAAGRVQEFACFTDYDKELVCDWKVLPRTNCSKEFLLYYRKDFFCVPNSVCVPENGKDSLKCTCTIYPDYFVLGLSYILALQFNGTDMWNYSVTPALVVKPRAPKNLAIEKVENGNFNLSWEESYSPLSMLSGQPVIYEVKYWRKQHPTEVSVKAINYQAKSFEITASSLRKGYDYVAIVRCNYTNYPAYWSEWSEEVEFHYDYRVTAEDILQMAVPVSCILIMAVSVICYFCVTKVKKEWWDQIPNPAKSHLVVKNVKFSVLCYIDEIKFPFHDLKQSHMENQISCKNCLVQHLSSQNFKGKDNIRNVEKSCSCHSKSGEWFPKGSSAVLTPETVLVEESIEICACVTGIEAESQEETSDQITMFEPCESSVSALREHTERNDALASMFMEILADENNMQDNKDPDIITGENKTFEKLESENPLQRNPKESTAQSQQPCDISHTVSLFTKTSQDDYNCSTASKNSEQSEESFESGYRSSSINSASLDASDLLHVVHQSLFPCSSESQHDSDVLIQESPNKPSFGTKKDRISNTAYKSFDTLVSPSMGLCSSAYKRFDTLISPSVEPCDSAYRSYDTLTSPSVEPCGSAYRSCDTLTSPSVEPCGSAYRSCDTLTSPSMEPCGCAYRSCDTLTSQSMADSSLTLCFENGCSSLPLTQFSETPELHCRDQIYQPPSNETCYTNYRSPYTELDFQNTCSERTDFPSFSVHANDSGSAFLPEEEIHKQVTYQNVQKKASIISCPSRPQPSGYQPSDNAVKCNGTYCDSDVISGSPYETLTHLLYNNLRQTPPDTIICEPDQRTGDHVCLIVQGFDCSVVPGLASSENVTQTSDDSLWIINSNELSSDSKDENSGRDKQLLHLLELNSQDFNSRETTVRGTNPNSFNDTGKGMQESSNNRLNTDFHSHTHNHVRKLGNAGENKEVIKHAVGRRCGSAASLPEESLDSIGLNLETKTAEPLELLVSEKLSPPLFVDNSCRDSYTIHSEGSRLAPTVKKRPVALLRENNRKNEKKMELVQVLAQEDNCYMKC, encoded by the exons ATGTCAATGATGGCAAGGCTCCCAAGTGCTGCACCGTATGCCCTGTGGATCCTTTTCTTTTCGTATACAGCAAATGAAG TTATGGCTGCAGGACGTGTACAGGAATTTGCATGCTTCACTGACTATGACAAAGAGCTGGTTTGTGACTGGAAGGTGCTTCCACGAACAAATTGCTCCAAAGAATTCCTGCTCTACtacaggaaggattttttttgtgtgcc AAATAGTGTGTGTGTCCCTGAGAATGGAAAAGACAGTTTAAAGTGCACTTGCACAATATATCCGGATTATTTTGTATTAGGCCTCTCGTATATTCTAGCTCTACAGTTCAATGGGACTGATATGTGGAATTACAGTGTTACACCAGCCCTGGTTG tTAAGCCAAGGGCCCCCAAAAATCTTGCCATTGAGAAAGTTGAAAATGGTAATTTCAACCTGAGCTGGGAGGAGAGCTACTCTCCTTTATCCATGCTCTCTGGACAGCCAGTCATCTATGAAGTGAAATACTGGAGGAAGCAGCACCCGACAGAG GTTTCTGTAAAAGCAATTAACTACCAGgcaaaaagctttgaaattaCTGCAAGCTCCTTGAGGAAAGGCTATGATTACGTTGCAATTGTAAGGTGTAACTATACAAACTACCCAGCCTACTGGAGTGAATGGAGTGAAGAAGTTGAATTTCACTATG ATTATCGAGTAACAGCTGAAGACATTCTGCAGATGGCTGTTCCTGTATCCTGCATACTGATCATGGCAGTATCTGTAATTTGTTACTTCTGTGTTACCAA AGTGAAGAAAGAATGGTGGGATCAAATCCCAAATCCAGCAAAGAGCCATTTGGTTGTAAAAAATGTTAAG TTTTCAGTTTTGTGCTACATTGATGAAATCAAGTTCCCTTTCCATGACTTAAAGCAGAGTCATATGGAAAACCAAAT AAGTTGTAAGAATTGTCTGGTTCAACATTTGTCAAGCCAAAACTTCAAGGGAAAAGATAACATCAGAAATGTTGAGAAATCTTGCAGTTGTCACAGCAAGTCTGGAGAGTGGTTtccaaaaggcagcagtgcagttTTAACCCCTGAGACAGTTCTGGTTGAAGAGTCTATAGAAATCTGTGCATGTGTAACAGGCATTGAGGCTGAGAGCCAGGAAGAGACTAGTGACCAGATCACCATGTTTGAGCCTTGTGAAAGCAGTGTCAGTGCTCTCAGAGAGCACACTGAACGTAATGATGCACTAGCTAGCATGTTTATGGAGATCCTGGCAGATGAAAACAACATGCAAGATAATAAAGACCCAGACATCATCACAGGTGAGAATAAAACCTTTGAGAAACTTGAATCGGAAAATCCATTACAGCGAAATCCAAAAGAAAGCACAGCCCAGAGTCAGCAGCCATGTGATATTTCTCATACAGTCTCCCTTTTCACCAAAACCTCTCAAGATGACTACAATTGTAGTACAGCCAGCAAGAACTCAGAACAATCAGAAGAATCCTTTGAATCTGGCTATCGGAGCTCCAGCAtaaattctgcttctctggatgCAAGCGATCTTCTACATGTGGTTCATCAAAGCCTTTTTCCATGCAGTTCTGAAAGTCAGCATGACTCAGATGTCCTGATCCAGGAATCTCCAAATAAACCATCCTTTGGGACCAAAAAAGACAGAATAAGCAACACTGCATACAAGAGTTTTGATACCCTAGTGTCTCCCTCCATGGGACTGTGTAGCTCTGCGTATAAGAGGTTTGACACACTTATCTCTCCATCCGTGGAACCCTGTGATTCTGCCTACAGGAGCTATGACACCCTTACGTCTCCATCCGTGGAGCCCTGTGGATCTGCCTACAGGAGCTGTGACACCCTTACGTCTCCATCCGTGGAGCCCTGTGGATCTGCCTACAGGAGCTGTGACACCCTTACGTCTCCATCCATGGAGCCCTGTGGATGTGCCTACAGGAGCTGTGACACCCTTACATCTCAGTCTATGGCTGACAGTAGCCTGACTCTGTGTTTTGAAAATGGGTGCTCATCACTACCTTTGACACAGTTTTCAGAAACACCAGAACTTCATTGCAGAGATCAAATTTATCAACCCCCTTCCAATGAGACATGTTATACCAACTACAGATCTCCCTACACTGAACTTGATTTTCAGAACACCTGTTCTGAACGTACTGATTTTCCATCTTTCTCCGTGCATGCAAATGACAGTGGTTCAGCTTTCCTAccagaggaagaaatacataaGCAAGTAACGTACCAAAATGTTCAAAAGAAAGCCAGTATAATTTCTTGCCCCAGTCGACCTCAGCCATCTGGTTATCAACCTTCTGATAATGCAGTTAAATGTAATGGTACATACTGTGACAGTGATGTTATCTCTGGGTCACCATATGAAACCTTAACTCATCTTTTGTACAACAACCTGAGACAAACACCTCCAGATACCATAATCTGTGAACCTGACCAGAGGACGGGTGACCATGTATGTTTGATTGTACAGGGTTTTGACTGCAGCGTTGTCCCGGGTTTAGCCTCTAGTGAGAATGTCACACAGACCAGTGATGACAGCCTTTGGATCATCAACTCTAATGAGCTGTCTAGTGATAGCAAAGATGAAAATAGTGGCAGAGACAAACAGCTGTTGCATTTGTTAGAGCTGAACTCTCAAGATTTTAACAGCAGAGAAACAACTGTAAGGGGGACAAATCCTAACAGCTTTAACGATACTGGTAAAGGAATGCAAGAGAGCAGCAATAACAGACTAAATACTGACTTTCACAGCCACACGCACAACCATGTGAGGAAACTTGGAAATGCAGGGGAAAATAAAGAGGTGATAAAGCATGCGGTAGGCAGGAGGTGTGGCTCAGCAGCTAGCTTACCAGAAGAATCACTGGACAGCATTGGGCTAAACTTAGAAACAAAAACTGCAGAGCCCCTGGAGCTCCTGGTCTCGGAGAAGTTGTCACCTCCTCTTTTTGTGGATAACTCCTGTCGTGATTCTTACACCATTCACAGCGAGGGTTCCAGACTGGCACCCACAGTTAAAAAAAGACCAGTAGCACTACTGAGGGAAAATAAcaggaagaatgagaaaaaaatggaactCGTACAAGTGCTTGCCCAGGAGGACAACTGCTACATGAAG tGTTAG
- the IL4R gene encoding interleukin-4 receptor subunit alpha isoform X6, whose product MPCGSFSFRIQQMKVSVKAINYQAKSFEITASSLRKGYDYVAIVRCNYTNYPAYWSEWSEEVEFHYDYRVTAEDILQMAVPVSCILIMAVSVICYFCVTKVKKEWWDQIPNPAKSHLVVKNVKFSVLCYIDEIKFPFHDLKQSHMENQISCKNCLVQHLSSQNFKGKDNIRNVEKSCSCHSKSGEWFPKGSSAVLTPETVLVEESIEICACVTGIEAESQEETSDQITMFEPCESSVSALREHTERNDALASMFMEILADENNMQDNKDPDIITGENKTFEKLESENPLQRNPKESTAQSQQPCDISHTVSLFTKTSQDDYNCSTASKNSEQSEESFESGYRSSSINSASLDASDLLHVVHQSLFPCSSESQHDSDVLIQESPNKPSFGTKKDRISNTAYKSFDTLVSPSMGLCSSAYKRFDTLISPSVEPCDSAYRSYDTLTSPSVEPCGSAYRSCDTLTSPSVEPCGSAYRSCDTLTSPSMEPCGCAYRSCDTLTSQSMADSSLTLCFENGCSSLPLTQFSETPELHCRDQIYQPPSNETCYTNYRSPYTELDFQNTCSERTDFPSFSVHANDSGSAFLPEEEIHKQVTYQNVQKKASIISCPSRPQPSGYQPSDNAVKCNGTYCDSDVISGSPYETLTHLLYNNLRQTPPDTIICEPDQRTGDHVCLIVQGFDCSVVPGLASSENVTQTSDDSLWIINSNELSSDSKDENSGRDKQLLHLLELNSQDFNSRETTVRGTNPNSFNDTGKGMQESSNNRLNTDFHSHTHNHVRKLGNAGENKEVIKHAVGRRCGSAASLPEESLDSIGLNLETKTAEPLELLVSEKLSPPLFVDNSCRDSYTIHSEGSRLAPTVKKRPVALLRENNRKNEKKMELVQVLAQEDNCYMKVQDYRLSKQISPKQRRKTAEQRRGHVTGTSLTHLKLTKLLYLGVFSQST is encoded by the exons ATGCCCTGTGGATCCTTTTCTTTTCGTATACAGCAAATGAAG GTTTCTGTAAAAGCAATTAACTACCAGgcaaaaagctttgaaattaCTGCAAGCTCCTTGAGGAAAGGCTATGATTACGTTGCAATTGTAAGGTGTAACTATACAAACTACCCAGCCTACTGGAGTGAATGGAGTGAAGAAGTTGAATTTCACTATG ATTATCGAGTAACAGCTGAAGACATTCTGCAGATGGCTGTTCCTGTATCCTGCATACTGATCATGGCAGTATCTGTAATTTGTTACTTCTGTGTTACCAA AGTGAAGAAAGAATGGTGGGATCAAATCCCAAATCCAGCAAAGAGCCATTTGGTTGTAAAAAATGTTAAG TTTTCAGTTTTGTGCTACATTGATGAAATCAAGTTCCCTTTCCATGACTTAAAGCAGAGTCATATGGAAAACCAAAT AAGTTGTAAGAATTGTCTGGTTCAACATTTGTCAAGCCAAAACTTCAAGGGAAAAGATAACATCAGAAATGTTGAGAAATCTTGCAGTTGTCACAGCAAGTCTGGAGAGTGGTTtccaaaaggcagcagtgcagttTTAACCCCTGAGACAGTTCTGGTTGAAGAGTCTATAGAAATCTGTGCATGTGTAACAGGCATTGAGGCTGAGAGCCAGGAAGAGACTAGTGACCAGATCACCATGTTTGAGCCTTGTGAAAGCAGTGTCAGTGCTCTCAGAGAGCACACTGAACGTAATGATGCACTAGCTAGCATGTTTATGGAGATCCTGGCAGATGAAAACAACATGCAAGATAATAAAGACCCAGACATCATCACAGGTGAGAATAAAACCTTTGAGAAACTTGAATCGGAAAATCCATTACAGCGAAATCCAAAAGAAAGCACAGCCCAGAGTCAGCAGCCATGTGATATTTCTCATACAGTCTCCCTTTTCACCAAAACCTCTCAAGATGACTACAATTGTAGTACAGCCAGCAAGAACTCAGAACAATCAGAAGAATCCTTTGAATCTGGCTATCGGAGCTCCAGCAtaaattctgcttctctggatgCAAGCGATCTTCTACATGTGGTTCATCAAAGCCTTTTTCCATGCAGTTCTGAAAGTCAGCATGACTCAGATGTCCTGATCCAGGAATCTCCAAATAAACCATCCTTTGGGACCAAAAAAGACAGAATAAGCAACACTGCATACAAGAGTTTTGATACCCTAGTGTCTCCCTCCATGGGACTGTGTAGCTCTGCGTATAAGAGGTTTGACACACTTATCTCTCCATCCGTGGAACCCTGTGATTCTGCCTACAGGAGCTATGACACCCTTACGTCTCCATCCGTGGAGCCCTGTGGATCTGCCTACAGGAGCTGTGACACCCTTACGTCTCCATCCGTGGAGCCCTGTGGATCTGCCTACAGGAGCTGTGACACCCTTACGTCTCCATCCATGGAGCCCTGTGGATGTGCCTACAGGAGCTGTGACACCCTTACATCTCAGTCTATGGCTGACAGTAGCCTGACTCTGTGTTTTGAAAATGGGTGCTCATCACTACCTTTGACACAGTTTTCAGAAACACCAGAACTTCATTGCAGAGATCAAATTTATCAACCCCCTTCCAATGAGACATGTTATACCAACTACAGATCTCCCTACACTGAACTTGATTTTCAGAACACCTGTTCTGAACGTACTGATTTTCCATCTTTCTCCGTGCATGCAAATGACAGTGGTTCAGCTTTCCTAccagaggaagaaatacataaGCAAGTAACGTACCAAAATGTTCAAAAGAAAGCCAGTATAATTTCTTGCCCCAGTCGACCTCAGCCATCTGGTTATCAACCTTCTGATAATGCAGTTAAATGTAATGGTACATACTGTGACAGTGATGTTATCTCTGGGTCACCATATGAAACCTTAACTCATCTTTTGTACAACAACCTGAGACAAACACCTCCAGATACCATAATCTGTGAACCTGACCAGAGGACGGGTGACCATGTATGTTTGATTGTACAGGGTTTTGACTGCAGCGTTGTCCCGGGTTTAGCCTCTAGTGAGAATGTCACACAGACCAGTGATGACAGCCTTTGGATCATCAACTCTAATGAGCTGTCTAGTGATAGCAAAGATGAAAATAGTGGCAGAGACAAACAGCTGTTGCATTTGTTAGAGCTGAACTCTCAAGATTTTAACAGCAGAGAAACAACTGTAAGGGGGACAAATCCTAACAGCTTTAACGATACTGGTAAAGGAATGCAAGAGAGCAGCAATAACAGACTAAATACTGACTTTCACAGCCACACGCACAACCATGTGAGGAAACTTGGAAATGCAGGGGAAAATAAAGAGGTGATAAAGCATGCGGTAGGCAGGAGGTGTGGCTCAGCAGCTAGCTTACCAGAAGAATCACTGGACAGCATTGGGCTAAACTTAGAAACAAAAACTGCAGAGCCCCTGGAGCTCCTGGTCTCGGAGAAGTTGTCACCTCCTCTTTTTGTGGATAACTCCTGTCGTGATTCTTACACCATTCACAGCGAGGGTTCCAGACTGGCACCCACAGTTAAAAAAAGACCAGTAGCACTACTGAGGGAAAATAAcaggaagaatgagaaaaaaatggaactCGTACAAGTGCTTGCCCAGGAGGACAACTGCTACATGAAG GTGCAGGACTATCGTCTCTCAAAGCAGATTTctccaaagcagaggagaaaaacagcCGAGCAAAGAAGAGGGCACGTTACAGGTACCTCACTAACACACTTAAAGCTTACTAAATTGCTGTATCTTGGTGTGTTTTCCCAGAGTACCTAA
- the IL4R gene encoding interleukin-4 receptor subunit alpha isoform X5 — translation MGLICGITVLHQPWLVSVKAINYQAKSFEITASSLRKGYDYVAIVRCNYTNYPAYWSEWSEEVEFHYDYRVTAEDILQMAVPVSCILIMAVSVICYFCVTKVKKEWWDQIPNPAKSHLVVKNVKFSVLCYIDEIKFPFHDLKQSHMENQISCKNCLVQHLSSQNFKGKDNIRNVEKSCSCHSKSGEWFPKGSSAVLTPETVLVEESIEICACVTGIEAESQEETSDQITMFEPCESSVSALREHTERNDALASMFMEILADENNMQDNKDPDIITGENKTFEKLESENPLQRNPKESTAQSQQPCDISHTVSLFTKTSQDDYNCSTASKNSEQSEESFESGYRSSSINSASLDASDLLHVVHQSLFPCSSESQHDSDVLIQESPNKPSFGTKKDRISNTAYKSFDTLVSPSMGLCSSAYKRFDTLISPSVEPCDSAYRSYDTLTSPSVEPCGSAYRSCDTLTSPSVEPCGSAYRSCDTLTSPSMEPCGCAYRSCDTLTSQSMADSSLTLCFENGCSSLPLTQFSETPELHCRDQIYQPPSNETCYTNYRSPYTELDFQNTCSERTDFPSFSVHANDSGSAFLPEEEIHKQVTYQNVQKKASIISCPSRPQPSGYQPSDNAVKCNGTYCDSDVISGSPYETLTHLLYNNLRQTPPDTIICEPDQRTGDHVCLIVQGFDCSVVPGLASSENVTQTSDDSLWIINSNELSSDSKDENSGRDKQLLHLLELNSQDFNSRETTVRGTNPNSFNDTGKGMQESSNNRLNTDFHSHTHNHVRKLGNAGENKEVIKHAVGRRCGSAASLPEESLDSIGLNLETKTAEPLELLVSEKLSPPLFVDNSCRDSYTIHSEGSRLAPTVKKRPVALLRENNRKNEKKMELVQVLAQEDNCYMKVQDYRLSKQISPKQRRKTAEQRRGHVTGTSLTHLKLTKLLYLGVFSQST, via the exons ATGGGACTGATATGTGGAATTACAGTGTTACACCAGCCCTGGTTG GTTTCTGTAAAAGCAATTAACTACCAGgcaaaaagctttgaaattaCTGCAAGCTCCTTGAGGAAAGGCTATGATTACGTTGCAATTGTAAGGTGTAACTATACAAACTACCCAGCCTACTGGAGTGAATGGAGTGAAGAAGTTGAATTTCACTATG ATTATCGAGTAACAGCTGAAGACATTCTGCAGATGGCTGTTCCTGTATCCTGCATACTGATCATGGCAGTATCTGTAATTTGTTACTTCTGTGTTACCAA AGTGAAGAAAGAATGGTGGGATCAAATCCCAAATCCAGCAAAGAGCCATTTGGTTGTAAAAAATGTTAAG TTTTCAGTTTTGTGCTACATTGATGAAATCAAGTTCCCTTTCCATGACTTAAAGCAGAGTCATATGGAAAACCAAAT AAGTTGTAAGAATTGTCTGGTTCAACATTTGTCAAGCCAAAACTTCAAGGGAAAAGATAACATCAGAAATGTTGAGAAATCTTGCAGTTGTCACAGCAAGTCTGGAGAGTGGTTtccaaaaggcagcagtgcagttTTAACCCCTGAGACAGTTCTGGTTGAAGAGTCTATAGAAATCTGTGCATGTGTAACAGGCATTGAGGCTGAGAGCCAGGAAGAGACTAGTGACCAGATCACCATGTTTGAGCCTTGTGAAAGCAGTGTCAGTGCTCTCAGAGAGCACACTGAACGTAATGATGCACTAGCTAGCATGTTTATGGAGATCCTGGCAGATGAAAACAACATGCAAGATAATAAAGACCCAGACATCATCACAGGTGAGAATAAAACCTTTGAGAAACTTGAATCGGAAAATCCATTACAGCGAAATCCAAAAGAAAGCACAGCCCAGAGTCAGCAGCCATGTGATATTTCTCATACAGTCTCCCTTTTCACCAAAACCTCTCAAGATGACTACAATTGTAGTACAGCCAGCAAGAACTCAGAACAATCAGAAGAATCCTTTGAATCTGGCTATCGGAGCTCCAGCAtaaattctgcttctctggatgCAAGCGATCTTCTACATGTGGTTCATCAAAGCCTTTTTCCATGCAGTTCTGAAAGTCAGCATGACTCAGATGTCCTGATCCAGGAATCTCCAAATAAACCATCCTTTGGGACCAAAAAAGACAGAATAAGCAACACTGCATACAAGAGTTTTGATACCCTAGTGTCTCCCTCCATGGGACTGTGTAGCTCTGCGTATAAGAGGTTTGACACACTTATCTCTCCATCCGTGGAACCCTGTGATTCTGCCTACAGGAGCTATGACACCCTTACGTCTCCATCCGTGGAGCCCTGTGGATCTGCCTACAGGAGCTGTGACACCCTTACGTCTCCATCCGTGGAGCCCTGTGGATCTGCCTACAGGAGCTGTGACACCCTTACGTCTCCATCCATGGAGCCCTGTGGATGTGCCTACAGGAGCTGTGACACCCTTACATCTCAGTCTATGGCTGACAGTAGCCTGACTCTGTGTTTTGAAAATGGGTGCTCATCACTACCTTTGACACAGTTTTCAGAAACACCAGAACTTCATTGCAGAGATCAAATTTATCAACCCCCTTCCAATGAGACATGTTATACCAACTACAGATCTCCCTACACTGAACTTGATTTTCAGAACACCTGTTCTGAACGTACTGATTTTCCATCTTTCTCCGTGCATGCAAATGACAGTGGTTCAGCTTTCCTAccagaggaagaaatacataaGCAAGTAACGTACCAAAATGTTCAAAAGAAAGCCAGTATAATTTCTTGCCCCAGTCGACCTCAGCCATCTGGTTATCAACCTTCTGATAATGCAGTTAAATGTAATGGTACATACTGTGACAGTGATGTTATCTCTGGGTCACCATATGAAACCTTAACTCATCTTTTGTACAACAACCTGAGACAAACACCTCCAGATACCATAATCTGTGAACCTGACCAGAGGACGGGTGACCATGTATGTTTGATTGTACAGGGTTTTGACTGCAGCGTTGTCCCGGGTTTAGCCTCTAGTGAGAATGTCACACAGACCAGTGATGACAGCCTTTGGATCATCAACTCTAATGAGCTGTCTAGTGATAGCAAAGATGAAAATAGTGGCAGAGACAAACAGCTGTTGCATTTGTTAGAGCTGAACTCTCAAGATTTTAACAGCAGAGAAACAACTGTAAGGGGGACAAATCCTAACAGCTTTAACGATACTGGTAAAGGAATGCAAGAGAGCAGCAATAACAGACTAAATACTGACTTTCACAGCCACACGCACAACCATGTGAGGAAACTTGGAAATGCAGGGGAAAATAAAGAGGTGATAAAGCATGCGGTAGGCAGGAGGTGTGGCTCAGCAGCTAGCTTACCAGAAGAATCACTGGACAGCATTGGGCTAAACTTAGAAACAAAAACTGCAGAGCCCCTGGAGCTCCTGGTCTCGGAGAAGTTGTCACCTCCTCTTTTTGTGGATAACTCCTGTCGTGATTCTTACACCATTCACAGCGAGGGTTCCAGACTGGCACCCACAGTTAAAAAAAGACCAGTAGCACTACTGAGGGAAAATAAcaggaagaatgagaaaaaaatggaactCGTACAAGTGCTTGCCCAGGAGGACAACTGCTACATGAAG GTGCAGGACTATCGTCTCTCAAAGCAGATTTctccaaagcagaggagaaaaacagcCGAGCAAAGAAGAGGGCACGTTACAGGTACCTCACTAACACACTTAAAGCTTACTAAATTGCTGTATCTTGGTGTGTTTTCCCAGAGTACCTAA